One window of Medicago truncatula cultivar Jemalong A17 chromosome 2, MtrunA17r5.0-ANR, whole genome shotgun sequence genomic DNA carries:
- the LOC11418064 gene encoding uncharacterized protein: MAATTTTKNHHVRKQTYHFLPSTNNNSVTDSLFEFDESELYNTNSNSPEFRKSIRASRFQGTSSSSTTDGRVSSLPVNVPDWSKILGEDYRHNRRRNYDDVDEEDEGDDEKIPPHEFLARTRMASFSVHEGVGRTLKGRDLSRVRNAIWAKTGFQD, encoded by the coding sequence AtggcagcaacaacaacaactaagaACCACCATGTTCGAAAACAAACCTACCACTTTCTTCCTTCAACAAACAACAATTCTGTCACCGATTCACTCTTCGAGTTCGACGAATCAGAACTCTACAACACCAACTCAAATTCCCCTGAGTTTCGCAAATCCATTCGCGCTTCTCGTTTTCAAGGTACTTCATCATCTTCTACCACCGATGGTCGTGTTTCGTCGCTGCCGGTGAATGTTCCGGATTGGTCAAAGATACTTGGAGAAGACTACCGACACAATCGGAGAAGAAACTACGATGatgttgatgaagaagatgaaggtgatGATGAGAAAATTCCACCGCATGAGTTTCTTGCTAGAACAAGAATGGCTTCATTCTCTGTTCATGAAGGTGTTGGTAGAACTTTGAAAGGACGTGATCTTAGTAGGGTTCGAAATGCAATTTGGGCTAAAACTGGTTTTCAAGACTAG